In Gossypium hirsutum isolate 1008001.06 chromosome D01, Gossypium_hirsutum_v2.1, whole genome shotgun sequence, the genomic window TTGAAAGTGAATTCGAAACAGAGCGGAAGAACGGTTAAAAAAAGGCTGGAAGATTATTTAGATCCGGTCATTCTAGCAGGGATCTCGTCCAGGATAAGCCGTTCAAAGAAGGCAAAATTGGAGACGAAATTTAAGGGATTTGAGTGGCCTGTTGATGAACTTAAGGTGTTCGTGGAAGAGGATTCGAGGAACTCTAACGGAGGCAGCTGGAGAAACAAAGCCATTGATCTTAACGATGATTTCGATGTGCTCAGAGATGGCAGTGATGGAGATGAAGAGATCGGTTCTCCGTTTCAGCGTGTGGGAAAAAAAACGGCGTTGAAGAAATTCGAGCATTGAAGATCTGGAAATCCAAAAAAAGATTCAGCTGAGGTTCGTTAGTTCATTGAAAATTGGTGAAGAAATTCGCGCGCTAGATTTGATCAAAAGGTAAGGTTCCTCATTATCTCTTTCACTGTTCTTCTTGCTTTCGCAGTTAACATTTTTGAATCTTAAGAAAACCAAAATCTACAAGTTTTAGGATCAGTTATGGTTTAATTCTTCCTCCAGCCCTTGTATTCTTtaaacttttgaaatttagtctacttttaatttcatgaatttaacatTAACAAGGTTGTCAATTGGACTTTAATTTTTAAGTCAAACAAGTAAGGAattgaattcatgaaattaaaattagactaaatttcaaaagtttaAAGAATACAAGGGCTGGGGAACGAATTAGACCATCACTGATCCACTCTTGATCTTGCTTTAATGGGCTATTCCGGCCTAATTTAAAGCAGGCTTCCAATGGCTAGAAACTTGCTATTATTTTTACTATGTCAACTAACCATTCATCGAACTAATAATTGAAACGAATTATAATAGCTCATTATTCATGAATCAATCTctttgaaatttaatttcatcgATTCTTTAATGGCAACTTGATTAAAACTCAACAACTAAGAAATGTAACACATTAGCATGAATTCTTAACCTTAGATGATCAAAATTCCATAAAAGTCATCGAGGTCGATTAATTTGTATCGAATGCAAAATGAAAGTTGTTGAATATTTATTTCTGTCCTTTTTAGATGGTGAGGCTTCTCTATTTATATGATATAAGTGCTGTTCATTGATATGACGTACTAGGTAAGTTTCATGCATATCAACACGTATCATACTCTAGACTTAAAACGGATTTATGTGATCCTATATGCGATTTCACGTGTGATTTTACAGGATAATATAAGTACCCCTTCTGTGAACACATATTATTATGCGAGCTTAGTCTGCTATTATCATGCGAGCTCAATGACATCCAACCCGAACTCATTCGGGCAATGACATCCAACCCGAACTCATTCGGGCTTTGGACTGATAATAACAAGTATCATAACAAAAGTCTTTTTCTATTCCTTTATTTTGCTACCGAATGGAGAGGAAGAGAATAAAAACTAATGTTCATTCTCTCTTTCCCACtaaaggatatatatataattagtgatttaattaagttaataaatcaTTAATCTATCACTAATCATGTTTTCTAATGTTGATTAATGAATAATGGTGGAGAAAACCATGGAATTCCACTACCATAATATTAATTGTGGAATATTTATTTCCAAGGACTTGGTTACTAGCTTATTAACAACTTATAAAATTTCTAATCAATTTTCTATTCATTTGAATCACTATGCAATTTAACCCTCATACCATTTATACTAACttaattgatatgtttaattattaattaattatgttttttaatCTCGTATTTGACTCATAATTTTCTTGATTCAACCTCTCGAATAGCTCTAATTAATTCAGTGCTTGCTTCGTACCtgcttaattaaaaattatggaCGGTTCGATTTAATGAATTTGGTTTCAAAACTGATTTTTTCGACACCAATAAAAATCGAATCGTTACAtttctccttcaaaaattttcgtccccaattGATTCtgagatttgttaaataaagTTTATAGACATTTATAATATATGTGAATGATGATtgatttgaattatataataattcCATGTTATTAAACTTAAAACTCCATTAAAGATAAAAAGAGCTTAAAACAGATATAGGAAAGTCGGCAGTTTTTTGCTCGAGCATCAGTGACTTGCTGATGCTAAGAAGAAGAAATGGTTGATAATAGTTATTgcaatttgaatttaataataaataagcaaCTACCATATAATTGTGTGACGCAAATCTCTCActtgttgaaaaaataaatacaGTGGCAAAATAAATAGATCTGTGGGGGTGAAGGGCCAAAGCATAAAGCTGGACTGGGGCACCTCTGTGGTACGGACCATACAACACAAGTTAAATCATATAGAACTATTCTTCTACTATTGACTTTAATTGGAACAGAGTTCTTCAACTCATTTGATATGGACTATAATGTtgcttttttgtttgtttgtttgtttgtttgttaaggaggaattaaaaaaatgtaaagaatgaGGCTAATAGGATCCCCATATTCCACCAATCATAGATCTCTATATAAGTTGTTTCaattattaagtttaaatttcTTCTGCTTAATTAAATGCAATTAAGTATTCAACATCTTAgccgattgagttttagctcgattgacataactattgttgtcaatataggaggacgtgggtttgactgtgctgaagcgcattatcctcctatttttAGGTTGGGGAGATGTTATGAGTAGTTCtaagcattgtgtcaaaaagaatagatatgatcagaatctataatgagattattcaaaaaaaagtaTCCACCATCTTAAAGGTTTTTGTTTTATGCCAAAATATTGAGTCTTTCTTTGTAGTTTTTAGGCACAAATATATATTCAACCACCTATTGATTAATGTTATGGAAATCAAATTATCAAACATCCTACAAACAATGTGTCACATTTAtaaatttgtaatgatttttgatgatgcttgattttgggcactaactaagaaataaaatatttatagataTTATATGATATAATGATAAATTCAACCTTCAATTTTTATAggataaactacaaaaatagtcacttttgtttgcctcagattacattttagttacttatgttttaaatgttacgttttagtcacttacgttatcgttttattACGAAGTGACCACTCTACAGTTAAACTCAGTTATCTCCCTAACGGCAGACCTACGTGGCAgtctaaatgggttttaaatgccaacttggatgtttAGTTGTTAAATAAATTTAGTTTGAACTGCCACGTAGGACACCTAAGTTGGCATTTTTAAAACCCATttagactgccacgtaggatcATCGTTAGGGAGGTAATGAAGCTTAATGGTAAAGTGATCAcgtcgtaacaaaacgataacgtaagtgactaaaatgtaacattttaaacataagtgactaaaatgtaacattttaaacataaatgactaaaatgtaatatgaggcaaacaaaagtgactgtttttatagtttatccatttttatatatttttattaatttggataatattttttaattaaatttaaacattaatattttaaaatgagtaaaattatttttttaatgaaaatgcttACTAAAGTATTAATTTCTCATCCCTCGATTCCTCGATGCTTATCCCATACGGTAATCTTTGAAGATCCCTTCATTTCTCTTctagaaaatttgaaatttctctctttttgttcttttgcTTTCTCAAAGTTgggtcttttttttctttctttttaaatttgaaatttgaaattttgtggaTATACTAAaagttaaattgcattttatcttTTTTACTCAAAAATTAACTTCTGTACGTCAGCATAAGGTACACAAGACACaccatagatgaaattttaatagaaGGAACTAATTTCCTCTTCGAACTAATATGCAAAAActactttattcattattttaataaaaaaagataaaatataatccgaataaaattgattttgaaattttattatatgcaaaaaaaattttgtttataaaagttaaatttgatgaatgattgattaatcaaaatatttaaaattatagcACATGTTTGTACTTATAGCTATCGTAATCATAGCTATAACTATACATAAACCCTAGCACATTAACTAGAATCCAGAAAAAAACGTATCACTCGTAAAAATGGAAACAGGCAATGAATGTTGAGTGTGGTCCAAAAAATTAGTAGTGCAGCAGATGGTCCATTATTCAGCAGCAGCACCCAATAAGTCATTATACGAAACAATGAAGccccatttattttcttttttcaaccaCAAGCTATTAGACTCTATGGAGACGAGAGGTCTTTAGTGACTTAAATTTGATTTgggttaattttaatgttaagtACATCTCCCACCTACATAGTTTGAGCTTTTTCAAGTAATGATAGAATTAAGGTGATTGGCATTGTATCGAtggatgtatttttttttatcaggAATAGTGCATATTGTTATCGATCTATTTTGGTGTATCATTTTGAGTTTAtcgatattttttttataaaaaatatatatttaattatatgataGTTTCAAGTTTCCTGTTATTTTAGCCATATGATTTGTTGTTAGAACATTTTGGTTTAGAAAAATGATTTTCAATCAcagtgaaaaattaaattttagaaaatcgagtaagtttgtgatatttatagtaatttttttcttgaaaagtaTATGTGCTTTGAGCGAGACGGATCCTAGACGTTCTCGATTTTCAATCGAACGACCTTCTCTACTATTCTCGTATCACGAAGTGTTTTGAGTGTAAGCTCAAACAATCACGAACCAACACAGAACCAGAAACGATTTATTACTTTTAGTAGAAAAGTAAGTATCTCTCAATAAAAACTGGAACTACAATTTGATAGAAATTAGTTGAGAAAAACTATTGGAAGCAACCCAaattacttgttttttttttaatatttgaccATTAAAAACCAAAAGGTTTTGTCGATTTAGTCTTAGCTCGATTTGTATaggtattgttgtcaatacaaGCGGGCGTGGGTTTGAGTTTGTTGAAGTGTATTATCCTTTTATTAATGGATTGGGGAGGGGCTATGGGTAATTCGAGACATCTTTATGTCAGAAAGAACAATtatgatcaaaacctataatattaattgcataatttatattggatttaataaaaacaaaatataatttttttttgaaaaaataatctTAATTGTTGTTTGTTGGAATACATTTAAGGAAATTTATAAAATGATATCATTAGGACATGTGTACTCTAATAAAAAATGTGGGTacttaattagtataaaataaagGTTAAGTATTAAACTGAACACTGAAGTTAAAtttaggtacttaattttgataAAAGAAAACTCAAGTATTTAAGTGAAAAAACTCAGTGCTAAAGTAAACATTGAAGCCAAATTCACGTTTTAAATAGTATATCGACCTAATTAAAAACTAAGAACACGTCACATCATTATAAAAtaattgggtaaactacacccaaggtcattaaattattagtgagtttacattttgatcattcaactttaaaaaattacaaaatggtcattgaattattcaaaaattttcatttaagtcattgaactattcaagtttttatttaagtcattggattgttaaatttttttgtaaagttcAGCTAGTAAGCTTTTTAAGTGACGAATCGATAATTGGTGTAGTGGATCAGTACCTATCAACGAGTAAaagaacatatcttagatccaagtcgatctaaTAATCAGTGTTGGAGACTAGAGAAAAAgttatttggattttggttcgCAACTTTGGATTAAGGCACCAAATTGAACTAATACTGATTTGAAAAAAGGGAAAGCAGGAAATTGGTTCATCTGTTGTGTGTTTTTCTTAGAAACTGAATGGTTTTTCCCCTGATTTTGTTGTTTCagatattttgttatttcagaTAATGTTTAATTcagtatatattttaaaaaaattgaactatagaAGAGAAGGGAAAGAAGAGCTTTCAATTATTGCAATCAGTACAAACAAAGAAGGCCAAACAACAATCATTTTAACAGCTCAATGCctttaataaaaactttcaaatagttcagtgatcattttgtaacatttttaaattgaataactaaaacataaacttactaagtttagtaaccttgggtgtagtttacccaaaaactAAAACGGTGAAGTATTGAGAAAAGTGGCGCGAGAGAAAAGTCAACCGTGACCGTTAATTAACGGCGATAATCAATATTGGTGATATCCAGTGTAGGCGTTTACCAACGAAATAAACCTCTCTACAACGAGACGGTGGCTTACCTTTCAATTATCTCTTCTTATAAAtctctttcacttttttttctctgtttcctctgtttttttcttctattttcttctaTGTTTTCTCTTTAATGGCCACGAAACAAAGGAAGTAAATGGAAGGAACAGAAGGGGAAAAAACCATATAAACGTATAATTATataaacaagaaaataaatttaaaaaaaaaagttgaagagaGAAAAGAAGTTGAAAAAAAATGGTGGGTAAGGTTGGGGATGATGATGATTTAGTGGGGCTGAGCATTATAATCGTTCATGAAGGTCCTTCTTCATCTCGATTCCTCGATGCTTATCCCATAAGGTAATCTTGGAAGATCCCATAATTTCTCTTctagaaaatttgaaatttctctctttttgttcttttgcTTTCTCAAAGttgggtctttttttttttaattcttaagacgtaatttgtttcttttttttttgaagtaaaaATAAGAATTGGgttacttgttttttttttatggaatttATGCTTTTGATTCAGTTTCTGGAGACTTTAGGGTTCTTCCTTTAGCAGCTTTTAGGCAAATATTCAATAGATTGTGTTAGAATTTAGGggaaatatttaatattttacaatttgtcTGTTATATTGTTGATAAGTTGGGGtttattgaatttgatttttctggggattgttgttttatgtttttgattttttgataaaattctaGGGTTTTGATTGAGGAGAAATCATGTGGTGATtgataatttattgaatttttggcCCTTTTTTTGGGGGTAAATGGAAAAATTCAATTCACAAACAGCAATAGTTACAATCTCCAATTGCATAAGCTGAAATGGGAGCTTCTCTCCTTACAACTTTCTCAATGGAGAATCATCATCCTTCAACTCTTTTATCTATGGATTCAAGTGCTCACGACGAGTTTGACTTAGAAAAGAATCGGCAATCGGTTCTGTCCCGGC contains:
- the LOC121214059 gene encoding uncharacterized protein; this translates as MTESIRLEDSSPLATVEDIQKRLLRPASLHSPPEGSNSLALKVNSKQSGRTVKKRLEDYLDPVILAGISSRISRSKKAKLETKFKGFEWPVDELKVFVEEDSRNSNGGSWRNKAIDLNDDFDVLRDGSDGDEEIGSPFQRVGKKTALKKFEH